The sequence below is a genomic window from Lolium perenne isolate Kyuss_39 chromosome 4, Kyuss_2.0, whole genome shotgun sequence.
CCCCTCTCCGGCCTCCCACTTCAACCACGCCATTGCGCACCAATGCCAGCCTAGCGAGCAGCCTAGATTTACCTCCGTAGCTTAGCAAGATCCGTCGCCGTACGCGCGTGCCACTTGATCCGAGACCGATGGAGACGCAGCTCGCGGCCGTGCTCGCCTCGCTCGCCCTCGGCGGCGCGCTCATCGTGCTCCTCTTCGGCAAGTGGTGGCAGCCGCTGGCCGACGGCGACAAGCGCGTCAAGGAGCTGGACGACGCCGTCGAGGCCCTGCTGCAGCTGCGCGCCGACCTGCTCAAGCAGCTGGACGGCGCTCCCGAGCCGGAGCAGCCGCGCGCGTGGCTGCGGCGCGTGCAGGACGCGCAGGACGAGGTGGGCTCCATCAAGGCGCGCCACGACGCCGGCCAGCTCTACGTCGTCCGCCTCCTGCACTACTTCCTCACCACCGGCCCCGTCGCCGGGCTGGCCGAGAAGCAGCTCAAGATCGTGCGCGCCATCCAGGAGCAGGGCGCGGCGCTGCTCGAGGCCGCGCTGGCCACGCCGCAGGCGCCGCCGCCCCTGCTCCTCCAGCCCGAGGAGCTGGAGCTCCCGCCCGGGACGGGGTCCGCCAGAGCCTGCCTCAACGACGCGCTCCGCTTCCTCGGCGACTGCGACGCCGCGCTCGGCGTCTGGGGCGCCGGCGGCGTGGGCAAGACCACGCTGCTGAGGCAGGTGCGCGACGTGTGCGGCCGCGTCGCGCCCTTCTTCGACCACGTCTTCCTCGTGGCGGCGTCCAGGGACTGCACTGTGGCGGATCTCCAGAGCGAGGTCGTCGCCGTGCTCGGCCTGCGGGAGGCGCCCACCGAGCAGGCGCAGGCTGCCGGCATCCTCAGCTTCCTCAGGGACAAGAGCTTCCTGCTTCTGCTGGACGGCGTGTGGGAGCGCCCGGACTTGGAGAGGGTTGGCATCCCGCAGCCATTTGGCGTGGTGGCCGGTAGGGTGAGGAAGGTGATCGTGTCATCCAGGAGCGAGGCGGTGTGCGCCGACATGGGCTGCCGCAACAAGATCAAGATGGAGTGCATGAATGAAGAAGATGCGTGGAGCCTGTTTGAAGCCAATGTTGGCGAGGAGGCCATCCGTGGCGGCACTCAGATCTCCACGCTAGCAAGACAGGTAATAACCTCGATCTATCTCTAATTTGTTCAGATCGTACCATACCACTGTGCATTTGCCGGGATTTTCTGTCTATTAGCTGTTTTCTCCTGAAACAGGGGTGTACATCTTTTTGCACATGGACATGTGTCACACATGTTTGGTTGATTTGATAATTTCCAAGGCACTTCAGAAGTCTTGGAATTTTCTAAGTTTTGTTAGATGTACATTGTGGATGGTGTGTATTTTACACAAAAAACAAAATTTATGATCCACACTTAATGCACCAATTTATCAATGTGCACACCTGCATTGACCTACACATACACACGCATACTCTAAAACAAGAAAGAACATAAACAGTAATGCTGTCTCTGATATTAGTTATTTTGATTCATTTTGATCAGACCTTGAGAATTAGTTGGGCTAGAGACATCATTTGTAAGCAGCGAGCGATCTAGGCTACACGAGGGTTAGCCTACAAATTATTTGAGGAAAACTTGAAAGTGAAGAAAGTGAAGAAAATTGAGCGTTAAAATTGAGTAGTGATTTTTTGGCAAACTATGCTAGAATTAATGCTCATACCGCAGTATGGCTGGCCTCTAGTCGAGACGGTTTAGCAAGGATGTGCCTAGAGATTGTAATTCCTGATGTTTTTTAGTAACACAAGTTTCGtttgcaaaatttaaaaaattagaAAGGGATTTGATAGTTTTCAAAAATGTGTGATCAGTCAAGTCCTATACCGTTTGTTCGCGTTGTGATTCGTGCATATGAATTGCAAGTTAGGTTGCAACTGAGTTTTTTTTTTCAGTTGTAAGTTAAGTTGCAAGTGGGGATGTAACTAAGAAAAAAATTGAACCATTAGATTCGATTTGTCATTCATGCTAGTCGTCATGAGTTACAACTGAGATTTGATGACATCATCTGACTGAGAATGAGTTagttctcagtcgactgagaaaAATGCACACCCTTTAGAAAACTCCGAGAGTTTGAAACCCAAGAAGATTAGTTGTTTGCTAGTGAGGGAGGGGCTTGTCACCCCAACCTCCGTTTGTGGTGGTGGAGGGAGAGGGTACTGATTTTTGGTGAATTTCATttgcatgaatgatatgtcatatGTGTCCCCGATCAGTGGTTGCATAACCTATCTGATCCCTGCATCATAAAAATTAATGCCACTCCCACTCCTCCGGGTGGCAATAATGAATCAAAAATTCATAGTATATGGATAATGGCAAATAGATAATGctaataatattgtcttctcaTCACACTCTAGATTTTCCGTGTAGAACTGTATACCGTATATGAAGACCAATAGTCTGAATAAAGATTTTATGCAAATGTAGTCCATATCTGAGTCGCTACTCGATACGTGAGGTTGCTAGGTGGGAAATGAGTGACTTGGCAACGGATTATTGTGTATGGATAATGGGAAAAGCACACTGGGTAATATTCTTGTAGTGTTGAATTGTACCGCGTGGAAGAATGAATATCAAGACCAATAGGCTTAATAAAGAAGTTGTTTACAAATAGAATCCATATCCATATGGCAGCCCGATTCGTCGCCGGAGGTTGTTTAGTGTATAGGGAATATGTGATTCTGCCTTTGTCAATAAGTTCTAAACTTTTGACAAGATTTACGATCTCACCACTAACTGAGAGGTTATTCCGAGGAATGACATGGGCCAAGGTTTCAAGTTTCCGCAAGAAAAAACAATATTATGTTCACAAACATGGCAGGTTGCAAGTGGCCTGAAATATCTGTATATGTTAGTCATTTTTAAGCCCTTGTACTAACATCCAGCCATTCATATCTCATCTAACTTCATATACTCCCTCTTGTTCCcagatatatgccatatagttttttgagaaaaaaatcAGAAGATAAGGTGTATTGTGTTGCCCCACTTGTATAGATAATATTTTTAGGGATTTGATTATGTTTCCTTATCTTACTCAAAGTCCTTATTAGCCCATGTCAATTGCCTAGGGTTAAACCTAGCCAAGCATGGTGTATTTTTTCCTAAATGTGCATTCTTTAATTTCCGTGCCAGAAACTACTatctaggaacggagggagtattaactACGGTTTAATACCtccaataaagttactaaaatagCATGATTCTAAAAGAGAAAATGTAGGGTAAGGTGCAATTTCAGGTGACTGGTATTTAGAAAAAATCTGACAGTTAAAATTAGCAAGTATATCCGCATGATTTGTAAGGAACATGATAAGTAACATCATGATCTTTTTGTGCACTTACTTGTTCTATGGAATTTAGTTTCTAATCAGCTTttgtatgtatcttagtatgtgtctcttttttttttttttttttttttttttttttttgcgaacacCTTAGTATGTGTCTGTGATGTTCAGAGTAGTTCAAATCACAAGATTGCTTTGAAGTTGTATGCCTTATTCTACTCTGAATATCTAATGCGTTGCTCTACTGCTAAACAGGTGGCTGAAGAATGCAAAGGCCTTCCTCTGTTCCTCGCCACCATCGGCCGTGCCATGTCGAACAAGCGTACACCAGAGGAGTGGGGCAATGCACTTGACAAGGTAAAGAAGTCGCAGCTCATGAGCACCACGCTCTCGGACAAGAGCACGCAAGCTCTAGTGAAGTTCTGCCTCGACAATCTGGAGAGCGACACGGTGAGGGAGTGTCTCCTGACCTGCGCGCTCTGGCCGGAGGACCACAACATCTCCAGGGATGAGCTCGTACAGTGCTGGATCGGCCTCGGCCTGCTCCCCAACCACGACGACGTCGACGAGGCGCTCCGGTTCGGGCACACGGTGGTCTCTGTCCTCGAGTCCTCGCGCCTCCTGGAGCAGGGCGATAACCACCGGTACAACATGAGCCCGTCTGACACGCACGTCAGGCTGCACGACGTCGTCCGCGACGCGGTGCTCCAGCTCGCGCCCAGCAAGTGGCTGGTCCGCGCCGGCGTCGGGCTTCGGGAGCCACCCCGCGACGAGGCGCTGTGGCGGGACGCGCAGCGCGTCTCGCTGATGCACAACGTCATCGAGGAGGCCCCTGCGAAGGCGGGCGGCGCGCTCTCAGACGCGCAGCCGGTGTCGCTGATGCTGCAGTGCAACCACGCCCTGCCGCGGAAGATGTTCCAGGCGATCCAGCACTTCACCACGCTGACGTACCTGGACCTGGAGGACACCGGCATACTGGACACGTTCCCGATGGAGATCTGCTGTCTGGTCAACCTGGAGTTCCTCAACCTGTCCAAGAACCGGATCCTGGCGCTGCCGATGGAGCTGAGCAACCTGAGCCAGCTCAAGTACCTCCACCTACGCGACAACTACTACATCCAGATCACCATACCCCCGGGTCTGATCTCGCGGCTCGGGAAGCTGCAGGTGCTGGAGCTTTTCACGGCGAGCATCGTCTCCGTCGCGGACGACTACATCGCGCCCGTCATCGACGAGCTCGAGACCACCGGCGCGCGTATGCCGTCGCTCGGCATCTGGCTGGACAACACTCGCGACGTACAGAGGCTCGCGCGACTGGCGCCCGGCGTGCGCACCCGGTCAATCCAGCTGCGCAAGCTGGACGGCGCGCGGTCCCTGGAGCTGCTGTCCGCGGAGCACGCGGCGGAGCTCGGTGGCGTGCAGGAGTGCCTGAGGGAGCTGGTGGTGTACTCGGCTGACATCGAGGAGATCGTCGCCGACGCTCACGCGCCGAGGCTGGAGGTCGTGAAGTTCGGGTTCCTGACAAGGCTCCGCGTCATGGAGTGGTCGCATGGGGCGGCGTCCAACCTCCGGGAGGTGGCCCTCGGCGCGTGCCATTCCCTGACGCACATGACCTGGGTGCAGCACCTCCCTTGCCTCGAGTTGCTCAACCTCAGCGGATGCAACGGAATGACCAGGTTGATTGGCGGTGTGGCTGACGGTGGCAGCCCGGCCGGCGAACTGTTGACGTTCCCACGGCTGAGGCTTCTGGCGCTACTGGGCCTACCGAAGCTGGAGGCCATCCGCAGCGACGGCGGGGAGTGCTCATTCCCGGAGCTGCGGCGgttgcaggccagggggtgctcgAGGTTGAGGTGCATACCGATGAGGCCGGTGGCGAGCGGGCAGGGCAAGGTGAGGGTGGAGGGCGACAAGCACTGGTGGAACGGGCTTCAGTGGGCGAGCGACGACGTCAAGTCCTGCTTTGTTCCCGTGCTACTCTGAGGTTACTGCTAGCTGCTCACACGAGCATGAACTTGATCTGTTTGAAAATTGATAAATAAATCGGGTACATCAGCATGGTAGGAAGGGACAACCGAACAAAGCATACATGGATTTTTTTTAGAGACAAGGAAACTGGGTTGGGCTGTTCTTGTTTTCCTCTTATTATTAGTGTTTTATTTCTTGCATTTTGTTACCAATTAAAGTAAAGAATAATAGACTCATGGTGTGTAGAATAGTATCCATGTACTGCACATTTTTTGCTCAAATTGTATCGGCAAACTTTTTTTAAGAGACTAGTAAGCTACCCCTACGTGGCTGCGTTGCGACACATATTATCATGATGTCAAAGGTTTAAGAAGATGAAGGTCGAGGATGGTGATAGAACAATGGACCTTGAGAACAAATTTTATACATAAATAAAAATGAAACATAGCGTTTCTATGATTTTCATCCAAAATGATCACAAACTACAAACAATTATTTTGTCAAACCACATACACGAGGACATAACTATGAATTATACACAACATTGTTGGTAAATCTCCCAACCTAAATAAAACTATCATCCTTATGGGTGAAGCAAATACTTGGTCTCAGGATGTAAGAGAAGAGATACAGCTGCCATCGATCTGGTATTGTTTGCCCTTGCACGTTGTTTATGGTCGTAATAACAAACAATAATATGCTAGGAAATTGCTTTCTATTGAACAAACTAAAAGGCTAAAAGGGAACCTTTCATTGTGTGACGAGCACAAATGTATTCGACACGGAAATACCCTCTCCTATCATGTTACAATTAGTTCGGGTTCTGGGTTTAGTCAAAGTTAAACTTTGATTAAAAAAAACTATTTAGGAAAAAATGTCAACATCCACAACGTAAGAGCTATAGTATTAGAATCATCTTTAGCTATATTTTAATATTAGATAAGTTTGTATTATGATTATTGATATTTTTAATATATTTCTACTCAAACTTAATAAAGTTTGACTTAAAAAAACCCAAAATGCAATCAAAATAAAAACGGAAGGAGTAGTTTGTTGGCTACTTCATTTGTTTCCGCGCTATTGGCAAATGAAAAGAATGGTGGACAAACTTAGCGGTGAAAAAAAGGAAGAGTTAGGAAAGCAATGGCATCCATGATCACGTTAGTTGTAACATGACTGCAAATTAAAAATATCTGCATATGACAAGCACAGGTTATTATGTGCATATTAAATTCAATTATAATTGTGAGGATATTAGATTTAAATATAGCTATGCAGATATCCGCCTAAAATTTATAAGTGGTGTGATTGACATGACGTTTGTGCGAGAGTTTAGCGAGAGAAGGTGGGCTTTTCTGACAACCATGTTGGCTGGAAGGATTCCTTGATGACAGAAGTAGAGATATGATGCATCTTTTGTTTGTCAGACATGTTTGTGTTAAGTTTTGATTGTTTATCTATTACATGGAGATAGACTAGTCTTGAAAACACAACCCATCCATGTTTGACAAAAACAAGGTGCCTCCTATATTTAGTTCCGGTAGCGAGCAGCCCTTCTAGACAATATTGTCGCTAGGAAAGCTCACCTACTCTGAATGAAATATAGCAAATATTTCATGTCGATCTCTCCACTTATTAATTTCAAGCGAATATTACATAGTTAAATTTGAATTTAATATGCATGTAATAACCAGTGCTTGTCACATGTTAGAGATTTGTAGGATGATATGTGTTGAACACACGATTTACGTGCAGTAAATTATCCGGATCACTTATTGTTAGATTGGATAAGATATATACTTATATGATTATTTCAACACAATTTATTAAAACATACAATATATATGAGTGAACATAAATCGATTACCAGATGCATAATATGTTTTGCAGCATCGTTGGAATAAAAATAGATTTACTGTACTCAGTTGTTGACAGGAGGTATAAATTTAGAATCAATTGGCAACCCCAGATGCCAACTAATATAAGATTATACTTACAATGTggatttttcaaaattttatagGGTACAACAAGAGGGTAATATCCAATGTGTTCCAACTTACCACATCGAACAACTATGTCGACTATGTGTGTAAAAAATAAAATTAGTCATCTTTGAATACAAAAGTTGTATTTGTGCTTGCGAGTATTATAATGTTGAAAGATATATAGTGTATACCTTTGAAAGTATATTTGTAATTGTGCGAACACTCCAGAATGGCACTGGAGCTTTAAGTAGAGTGAAATCAAGAGATGTAGAGGGCTCAACAATTGTCTTTTGATCAAAGAAGCATTCACATGTGTGCCCAAAAATTCTAAACTCCACGTTCTGGAAGTTAGGCCAACTATAACATGATGTATGCTGAACCTCAACTAGAATGCAATACAAGATTGAACATGTCTATTTCATCACGTATTGCAACAATTGCTTCTTAATTTGGTTTAGATATCAAAGAATGTAAAGTCATGATTAACACATGTTTATTTTGGTACATCAATAATTGTTGGTACGTACATATTTGGCCAGTATGATTAATTGAAGGTTGTCACATATGAATCAATAGGAAACTTCCCATCTACCCTCACACAATTGCTCCAAGTTGGGAAGGTACCTAAGTTTAAATGTTGTCAAAATCTTTGTGTCTATGGTTAAGAACGTAATTTAGGTATTCTTTTAAGGATGAAAGTGTGTTAAACTAACTTAGGTGACAGGAGGGTTTGTTTGTCGAGTTACACCTATGGTTAATGGTATCATCTATTTTAAAAGATTAGTGGAGTTAATTAGAAATTTAGAATAGAAAGATACATATTGTCACTAAAGTTTAGAAGGTTGGAACAAAAT
It includes:
- the LOC127296206 gene encoding probable disease resistance protein At1g61300, which encodes METQLAAVLASLALGGALIVLLFGKWWQPLADGDKRVKELDDAVEALLQLRADLLKQLDGAPEPEQPRAWLRRVQDAQDEVGSIKARHDAGQLYVVRLLHYFLTTGPVAGLAEKQLKIVRAIQEQGAALLEAALATPQAPPPLLLQPEELELPPGTGSARACLNDALRFLGDCDAALGVWGAGGVGKTTLLRQVRDVCGRVAPFFDHVFLVAASRDCTVADLQSEVVAVLGLREAPTEQAQAAGILSFLRDKSFLLLLDGVWERPDLERVGIPQPFGVVAGRVRKVIVSSRSEAVCADMGCRNKIKMECMNEEDAWSLFEANVGEEAIRGGTQISTLARQVAEECKGLPLFLATIGRAMSNKRTPEEWGNALDKVKKSQLMSTTLSDKSTQALVKFCLDNLESDTVRECLLTCALWPEDHNISRDELVQCWIGLGLLPNHDDVDEALRFGHTVVSVLESSRLLEQGDNHRYNMSPSDTHVRLHDVVRDAVLQLAPSKWLVRAGVGLREPPRDEALWRDAQRVSLMHNVIEEAPAKAGGALSDAQPVSLMLQCNHALPRKMFQAIQHFTTLTYLDLEDTGILDTFPMEICCLVNLEFLNLSKNRILALPMELSNLSQLKYLHLRDNYYIQITIPPGLISRLGKLQVLELFTASIVSVADDYIAPVIDELETTGARMPSLGIWLDNTRDVQRLARLAPGVRTRSIQLRKLDGARSLELLSAEHAAELGGVQECLRELVVYSADIEEIVADAHAPRLEVVKFGFLTRLRVMEWSHGAASNLREVALGACHSLTHMTWVQHLPCLELLNLSGCNGMTRLIGGVADGGSPAGELLTFPRLRLLALLGLPKLEAIRSDGGECSFPELRRLQARGCSRLRCIPMRPVASGQGKVRVEGDKHWWNGLQWASDDVKSCFVPVLL